One Magnetococcus sp. PR-3 DNA window includes the following coding sequences:
- the rplT gene encoding 50S ribosomal protein L20 produces MPRVKRGVTSQARHKKVLKQAKGYTGRNNSCFRIAKQKVEKGLQYAYRDRKNLKREMRRLWITRINAGARLHGMSYSQFMNGLNKAGIELDRKVLSELAISEPESFGNLVEQAKAAL; encoded by the coding sequence ATGCCGAGAGTAAAACGTGGTGTAACGTCGCAAGCGCGACACAAGAAAGTTCTGAAGCAGGCTAAAGGCTATACCGGACGTAACAACAGTTGCTTCCGCATTGCCAAGCAGAAGGTCGAAAAAGGTTTGCAGTACGCTTACCGCGACCGCAAAAACCTGAAGCGTGAGATGCGTCGTCTGTGGATTACGCGGATCAATGCTGGTGCCCGTCTGCATGGTATGTCATACAGCCAGTTCATGAACGGTTTGAATAAAGCGGGTATCGAGCTGGATCGTAAGGTTCTGTCCGAGCTGGCGATTAGTGAGCCGGAGAGCTTTGGTAACCTGGTGGAACAGGCCAAGGCTGCGCTGTAA
- the pheS gene encoding phenylalanine--tRNA ligase subunit alpha: MRDVLQKLEQEATTAISSTETLKDLDDVRIRFMGKKGTITQQYGMMKTCPPEQKKELGKWLNQLKQAFTKAFEVQQELLKKAELNARLQGERIDISLPGRQTSTGGIHPVTRAIEEIATVFGSMGFEVASGPEIESDWHNFEALNIPADHPAREMHDTFYIADDPKGGRRVLRTHTSPVQIRVMENREPPLRVIAPGKVYRCDSDVTHTPMFHQVEGFMVDKGVHFGQLKGLLEVFLKDFFERDLPVRFRPSFFPFTEPSAEVDMACLFCNGKGCRICKGTGWLEVLGCGMIHPEVMKNVGMDTEIYSGFAFGMGVERLGMLKYGINDLRTFFENDVRFLSRHAVSS, from the coding sequence ATGCGCGACGTATTGCAAAAACTGGAACAAGAAGCCACAACCGCCATCTCCAGCACCGAGACCCTTAAGGATCTTGACGACGTCCGTATTCGATTTATGGGGAAAAAAGGCACCATTACCCAGCAGTATGGGATGATGAAAACCTGTCCCCCTGAGCAGAAAAAAGAGCTGGGTAAATGGCTTAATCAATTAAAACAGGCCTTCACTAAGGCCTTTGAAGTGCAGCAAGAGCTGTTAAAAAAAGCCGAACTCAATGCGCGCTTGCAAGGTGAGCGTATTGATATCTCCCTACCTGGGCGCCAAACTTCGACCGGTGGCATTCATCCCGTTACACGGGCGATTGAAGAGATTGCGACGGTTTTTGGATCCATGGGTTTTGAAGTAGCCTCAGGTCCTGAGATCGAAAGTGACTGGCATAACTTTGAAGCGTTGAATATTCCAGCAGATCACCCTGCTCGGGAGATGCATGATACCTTCTACATTGCCGATGATCCTAAGGGTGGACGCCGGGTTTTACGTACCCATACCTCTCCGGTACAGATCCGGGTAATGGAAAACCGTGAGCCACCACTGCGGGTGATTGCACCTGGTAAGGTTTACCGGTGTGACTCCGATGTAACCCACACCCCCATGTTTCACCAAGTTGAGGGTTTTATGGTGGATAAAGGGGTGCACTTTGGTCAGCTCAAAGGGTTGTTGGAAGTCTTTCTGAAAGATTTCTTTGAGCGGGATCTGCCCGTACGCTTCCGTCCCTCCTTCTTCCCTTTTACTGAGCCTTCGGCCGAAGTGGATATGGCTTGTCTGTTCTGTAACGGTAAAGGGTGCCGTATCTGTAAGGGCACCGGCTGGTTAGAGGTGTTGGGGTGTGGCATGATCCACCCTGAAGTGATGAAAAATGTGGGTATGGATACCGAGATCTACTCGGGCTTTGCCTTCGGTATGGGGGTTGAGCGCTTGGGTATGCTCAAATACGGTATCAACGACCTGCGCACCTTCTTTGAGAATGATGTGCGCTTCCTCTCCCGACATGCGGTGTCGTCCTAA
- the thrS gene encoding threonine--tRNA ligase produces the protein MVEISLPDGSRRSYDQAQVSCGEIAASIGKGLAKAAVAGVVNGQQVDLTSPVPNGAEVAIITADSAEGLEIIRHSTSHLMAQAVKELFPEAQVTIGPSVENGFYYDFDYERPFTPEDLTAIENRMRKLAKRNEKVERKVMPRDEAVAFFKDMGEIYKSEIIGAIPAGEDVSLYSQGAFIDLCRGPHVPSTGKLKAFKLLKVAGAYWRGDASNKMLQRIYGTAWSNEKDLKAYLTQLEEAEKRDHRRIGKDLDLFSIQQEEAGGGLVFWHPKGARIRRVIEDFWKDRHVEAGYEFLYTPHLANRELWNTSGHTDFYSDSMFSPMDVDEQAYQIRPMNCPFHILIYKDRRRSYRELPMRWGELGTVYRYEMSGALHGLFRVRGFTQDDAHIFCTEGQIESEIQQILDLTLDILRTYGFKDFEINLSTRPEKSVGSEDIWDKATEALRNAIISRNLDYVVDEGGGAFYGPKIDVKITDTIGRKWQCSTVQLDFNLPERFDMDYIGEDGEKHRPIMIHRALMGSLERFFGILVEHYAGWFPLWLAPVQVAVCTITDAQNAYAQSVVDGLLKAGIRAEIDVRNEKVGYKIREHTLKRVPYLLVVGDKEREEGTVNVRLRSGKNLGSLPLDTVIARLQQETSSRALAASEDQEEA, from the coding sequence ATGGTAGAGATCTCACTTCCCGATGGCAGTCGCCGTTCTTATGATCAGGCGCAGGTAAGCTGCGGTGAAATTGCCGCTTCCATTGGCAAAGGTTTGGCGAAAGCGGCTGTTGCTGGTGTGGTGAATGGGCAGCAAGTTGACCTGACATCTCCTGTGCCCAATGGTGCTGAAGTTGCGATTATTACAGCCGACAGTGCAGAGGGGCTGGAGATTATTCGTCACTCCACCAGCCATCTCATGGCGCAAGCTGTGAAGGAGCTTTTTCCTGAAGCCCAGGTGACCATTGGTCCTTCGGTAGAAAATGGCTTCTACTACGATTTTGACTATGAGCGCCCCTTTACACCTGAAGACCTCACCGCCATCGAAAACCGTATGCGCAAGCTGGCCAAGCGTAACGAAAAGGTGGAACGTAAGGTCATGCCCCGCGATGAGGCGGTCGCCTTTTTTAAGGATATGGGTGAGATCTACAAGTCTGAGATCATTGGTGCCATTCCCGCTGGTGAGGATGTCTCTCTTTACAGCCAGGGTGCGTTCATAGATCTATGCCGTGGTCCCCACGTACCCAGTACCGGTAAGCTTAAAGCGTTTAAACTGCTGAAGGTGGCCGGGGCCTACTGGCGTGGTGATGCCAGCAATAAGATGTTGCAGCGTATCTACGGTACGGCTTGGAGCAACGAAAAAGATCTAAAAGCCTATCTAACCCAGTTGGAAGAGGCTGAAAAACGCGACCATCGCCGTATTGGTAAAGATCTGGACCTGTTCTCTATTCAGCAAGAAGAGGCGGGTGGTGGCTTGGTGTTCTGGCACCCCAAGGGTGCCCGTATTCGCCGGGTGATTGAAGATTTTTGGAAAGATCGCCATGTTGAGGCTGGGTATGAGTTTCTCTATACCCCGCATCTGGCCAACCGTGAGCTGTGGAATACCTCTGGCCACACCGATTTTTATTCGGACTCCATGTTTTCGCCCATGGATGTGGATGAGCAGGCTTACCAGATCCGCCCCATGAACTGCCCCTTCCATATCCTGATTTATAAGGATCGTCGGCGCAGCTATCGTGAGCTGCCCATGCGCTGGGGCGAGTTGGGTACCGTCTACCGCTATGAAATGTCTGGTGCTCTGCATGGCTTGTTCCGGGTGCGTGGCTTTACACAGGATGATGCCCATATCTTCTGTACCGAAGGGCAGATTGAGTCTGAGATCCAACAGATTTTGGATCTAACACTGGATATTCTGCGGACCTACGGCTTTAAAGATTTTGAGATCAACCTCTCTACCCGTCCTGAAAAGTCGGTGGGTAGTGAAGATATCTGGGATAAAGCTACCGAAGCCTTGCGTAATGCCATTATCTCCCGCAATCTAGACTATGTGGTGGATGAAGGTGGCGGTGCTTTCTACGGTCCTAAGATTGATGTCAAGATTACCGATACCATTGGTCGTAAATGGCAGTGTTCCACCGTTCAGCTCGACTTCAATCTGCCTGAGCGCTTTGACATGGACTACATTGGTGAAGATGGGGAGAAACATCGTCCTATCATGATTCACCGGGCCTTGATGGGCTCCCTGGAACGCTTCTTTGGTATCCTGGTTGAGCACTATGCCGGATGGTTCCCCTTGTGGTTGGCCCCGGTTCAAGTGGCTGTATGTACCATTACAGATGCGCAAAATGCATATGCTCAATCGGTGGTTGATGGACTGCTAAAAGCGGGTATCCGAGCAGAAATCGACGTGCGAAATGAGAAAGTGGGTTATAAAATCCGCGAACATACGTTAAAAAGAGTACCTTACCTTTTGGTTGTTGGTGATAAGGAACGTGAAGAGGGCACGGTTAATGTGCGTCTTCGTTCCGGTAAGAACCTGGGTAGTTTGCCTTTAGATACCGTGATTGCACGGCTTCAACAGGAGACTTCCAGTCGCGCCCTTGCTGCATCTGAGGATCAGGAAGAGGCGTAA
- the glmM gene encoding phosphoglucosamine mutase, giving the protein MTSKAPAKKSQERKFFGTDGIRGMANIHPMTPDMVLKLGRAAGHVFRTGEKRHTVIIGKDTRLSGYMFESALLAGLTSMGIHCLQVGPLPTPAIAFLTRALRADAGIMISASHNAYHDNGIKFFGPNGMKLPDELELEIERVLLAEQTLPLPTPQNLGRAHRIEDALGRYIEFAKNSFPKAQRLDGLRVVVDCAHGAAYKVAPAVLWELGAEVVTLGNQPNGTNINEGFGSLHPQEMVKKVQEVRADLGVAFDGDADRVVICDEKGEIMDGDVILAMSAVEMKRIGTLRGEGVVATVMSNLGLERALAKEGLSLARTKVGDRYVLEHMLANGFNLGGEQSGHLIYLDHNTTGDGLISALSVLSLLSRQEKPLSELANVMQRVPQVLQNVSIVRGADPMEDSRVVDAIAQVESELGDRGRILVRKSGTEPLVRVMVEGDDTAHITALASGVCEAIRQASHAFG; this is encoded by the coding sequence ATGACAAGCAAGGCCCCCGCAAAAAAGAGTCAAGAACGCAAATTTTTTGGTACCGATGGTATTCGGGGTATGGCCAACATCCATCCCATGACACCGGATATGGTCTTAAAATTGGGGCGGGCCGCTGGCCATGTTTTTCGTACAGGTGAAAAGCGGCATACGGTGATCATTGGTAAAGATACCCGGCTTTCTGGCTATATGTTTGAGTCAGCCTTATTGGCCGGTTTAACCTCTATGGGCATTCACTGTTTGCAAGTAGGCCCTTTGCCAACCCCGGCCATCGCTTTTTTAACCCGTGCCTTGCGGGCCGATGCAGGCATTATGATATCCGCTTCGCATAACGCGTATCATGATAATGGCATTAAATTTTTCGGGCCTAACGGTATGAAACTGCCCGATGAGCTGGAGCTTGAAATTGAGCGGGTTCTGCTTGCTGAACAGACGCTACCGTTACCCACACCACAAAATTTAGGGCGCGCACACCGTATTGAAGATGCGCTGGGTCGTTATATTGAGTTTGCCAAGAACAGTTTTCCGAAGGCCCAACGTCTGGATGGCCTGCGGGTGGTGGTAGATTGCGCCCATGGTGCGGCTTACAAAGTGGCCCCTGCTGTGTTGTGGGAGCTGGGTGCCGAAGTGGTGACCTTGGGTAACCAACCCAACGGAACCAACATTAATGAAGGGTTTGGTTCCTTACACCCCCAAGAGATGGTTAAAAAAGTGCAGGAGGTCCGGGCCGATCTTGGTGTAGCCTTTGATGGGGATGCTGACCGGGTTGTCATCTGTGATGAGAAGGGTGAAATCATGGATGGTGATGTGATCTTGGCCATGTCTGCCGTGGAGATGAAACGCATAGGTACCCTCCGTGGTGAGGGTGTGGTGGCGACGGTCATGTCAAACTTGGGCTTGGAGCGGGCGTTGGCCAAAGAGGGGCTCTCTTTAGCCCGCACCAAGGTGGGCGACCGTTATGTGCTGGAACATATGCTGGCCAATGGCTTTAACTTGGGTGGTGAGCAGTCTGGACATCTGATCTATCTGGATCACAACACCACAGGGGATGGGTTGATTTCCGCCTTAAGTGTCTTATCCCTTCTGTCTAGGCAGGAAAAGCCACTTTCAGAGCTGGCCAATGTGATGCAGCGGGTCCCACAAGTGTTGCAGAACGTCAGTATTGTACGGGGTGCCGACCCTATGGAAGACAGCCGGGTGGTGGACGCCATTGCCCAAGTAGAGTCGGAGCTGGGCGATCGTGGACGTATTTTGGTGCGTAAATCCGGTACTGAACCCTTGGTTAGGGTTATGGTGGAAGGGGATGATACAGCCCATATCACAGCCTTGGCCAGCGGCGTGTGTGAAGCCATCCGCCAAGCCAGTCATGCTTTTGGTTGA
- the rpmI gene encoding 50S ribosomal protein L35, which translates to MPKLKTHRGAAKRFKATGSGKIRRSKAFKSHILTKKSVKRKRGFRAGGLVDATDVAAVRKMLPYL; encoded by the coding sequence ATGCCCAAGTTGAAGACCCATCGTGGTGCTGCAAAGCGGTTCAAAGCAACCGGTAGCGGTAAAATTCGCCGTAGTAAGGCGTTTAAAAGTCACATTCTGACCAAGAAGAGCGTCAAGCGTAAGCGCGGTTTCCGTGCTGGCGGTCTTGTTGATGCGACGGATGTGGCAGCTGTACGTAAGATGCTGCCTTACCTCTAA
- the infC gene encoding translation initiation factor IF-3 produces MRFDRSLPQNQDSTRINDAIRVPEVRLIDEEGEQVGVVSRNDALYRAQNVGLDLVEVAPEAKPPVCKIMDYTKYKYQKSVRERMARKNQVRIDTKEVKFRPGTDTHDYEVKLRNIRKFLEGGNKVKCTMRFRGREMAHQELGLAMLKKVEGEVTDLGKVEQEPKLLGRQITMMLAPNGLVKK; encoded by the coding sequence ATGAGATTCGATCGGAGTTTGCCCCAGAACCAGGACAGCACACGCATCAATGATGCGATCCGTGTGCCAGAGGTTCGCCTCATCGATGAGGAGGGTGAACAGGTCGGCGTGGTTTCACGAAACGACGCCCTGTACCGTGCACAGAATGTAGGTCTCGATCTTGTGGAGGTGGCCCCGGAGGCCAAGCCCCCCGTATGTAAGATCATGGACTACACCAAATACAAGTACCAGAAGTCGGTACGTGAGCGTATGGCGCGGAAGAATCAGGTGCGTATTGATACCAAGGAAGTAAAATTCCGTCCTGGTACCGATACCCATGATTATGAAGTGAAACTACGCAACATCCGTAAGTTTCTGGAGGGTGGCAACAAGGTCAAGTGCACCATGCGCTTCCGTGGGCGTGAAATGGCCCACCAGGAGCTGGGCTTGGCCATGTTGAAAAAGGTTGAGGGTGAGGTGACAGATCTAGGTAAGGTGGAGCAGGAGCCTAAGCTTCTGGGCCGTCAAATTACCATGATGCTGGCCCCCAATGGCCTGGTGAAGAAATAA